The Urbifossiella limnaea genome has a window encoding:
- a CDS encoding DUF4062 domain-containing protein — protein sequence MGARAVFVSGTSADLGSYRAEVVRVLLQRGCHPVEQDHFALTSQTILEKLEAKVAACDAVVCLVGIAYGAEPSPPPSGQPRRSFTQWEYHFARAHRKPVYILLAAANTEFDERPKESQGARDLQRRHRAELERLNQDTATFSDRAELAQHVALLEFPPPRSRGRRAVAAAGVLAVAVVVGLVAWAPWRAPAGAVAAARPPVRDRYDPGLAPEAVASESAAYDRLAELVAGHLAATGADGLRCDGFADFTGERSHQGPGIEFQLTPRLLARGVRVRDADRGPVLAGAYTVAAIDSPTLKGKKFLGPIIQASVYPAGADAPSFRVAVGVPEPLAAARFRGTVVGDVGAGSSLYARQAQVEKAATPVLDLGGARAGGASPFALALVRRGSATPFPLRLTDGRAWATMAKGDEFAIRLTNRAAYDAAVEVTVDGENVVDGSDPKLRCVRVPAGGERDVEGWYTHGDGGAGTNKAFVVTEFERSVAGERKQTEGVGVVSAYFHAAWEGAPPADERGTEARSVPTYGIGRGEATAVVAQVREMQVGRRRASLHVRYAVDE from the coding sequence ATGGGCGCCAGGGCGGTCTTCGTGAGCGGCACGTCCGCCGACCTCGGGTCGTACCGGGCCGAGGTCGTCCGCGTGCTGCTGCAGCGCGGCTGCCATCCGGTCGAGCAGGACCACTTCGCCCTCACCAGCCAGACGATCCTGGAGAAGCTGGAGGCGAAGGTCGCGGCGTGCGACGCGGTCGTCTGCCTGGTCGGGATCGCCTACGGCGCGGAGCCGTCGCCGCCCCCGTCGGGGCAGCCGCGCCGGTCGTTCACCCAGTGGGAGTACCACTTCGCCCGGGCGCACCGGAAGCCGGTGTACATCCTCCTCGCCGCCGCGAACACGGAGTTCGACGAGAGGCCGAAGGAGTCGCAGGGCGCCCGCGACCTTCAGCGCCGCCACCGGGCCGAGCTGGAGCGGCTGAACCAGGACACCGCGACGTTCTCCGACCGCGCCGAACTGGCGCAGCACGTCGCCCTGCTCGAATTCCCGCCGCCGCGGTCGCGCGGTCGCAGGGCGGTCGCGGCGGCCGGCGTGCTCGCCGTCGCCGTCGTCGTCGGGCTGGTGGCGTGGGCACCCTGGCGGGCGCCGGCCGGCGCCGTCGCTGCCGCGCGGCCGCCGGTGCGCGACCGGTACGACCCCGGGCTGGCGCCTGAGGCGGTGGCGTCGGAGTCGGCCGCGTACGACCGGCTCGCCGAACTCGTCGCCGGGCACCTCGCCGCGACCGGGGCCGACGGACTCCGCTGCGATGGATTCGCCGACTTCACCGGTGAGCGGTCGCACCAGGGGCCCGGCATCGAGTTCCAACTCACACCCCGCCTCCTGGCACGCGGGGTCCGCGTCCGCGACGCTGACCGCGGTCCGGTCCTCGCCGGCGCCTACACCGTCGCCGCGATCGACAGCCCGACGCTGAAGGGGAAGAAGTTCTTGGGGCCCATCATCCAGGCGTCGGTGTACCCCGCCGGCGCGGACGCGCCGTCGTTCCGGGTGGCCGTCGGGGTGCCCGAGCCGCTGGCCGCCGCCCGGTTCCGCGGGACGGTAGTGGGCGACGTCGGGGCCGGGTCGTCGCTCTACGCCCGGCAGGCCCAGGTCGAGAAGGCCGCCACCCCGGTGCTCGACCTCGGCGGCGCCCGCGCCGGGGGCGCGAGCCCGTTCGCCCTCGCCCTCGTCCGCCGCGGCAGCGCCACCCCGTTCCCGCTCCGGCTGACGGACGGCCGGGCGTGGGCCACGATGGCTAAGGGGGACGAGTTCGCCATCCGCCTCACGAACCGCGCCGCATACGACGCTGCGGTCGAGGTCACCGTGGACGGCGAGAACGTGGTCGACGGCAGTGACCCCAAACTCCGGTGCGTGCGGGTGCCGGCCGGCGGGGAGCGGGACGTGGAGGGGTGGTACACCCACGGCGACGGTGGGGCCGGGACGAACAAGGCGTTCGTCGTCACCGAGTTCGAGCGGTCGGTCGCGGGCGAGCGCAAGCAGACGGAAGGGGTTGGGGTCGTCTCGGCCTACTTCCACGCGGCCTGGGAGGGCGCCCCGCCGGCCGACGAGCGCGGCACCGAGGCCCGGAGCGTGCCCACCTACGGGATCGGCCGCGGGGAGGCGACGGCCGTAGTCGCGCAGGTGCGTGAGATGCAGGTCGGCCGGCGGCGGGCGTCGCTGCACGTCCGCTACGCGGTGGACGAGTAG